Part of the Kamptonema formosum PCC 6407 genome, CGATTGATAATCTTGTTTTCCTTGTGCAATATTAGCAGCAATTTCAGTAAGACGGCGATCGCTAAGTCTCCGGTACATGATGACAAGTAGAGTGGTTTGTTCATCAGTAGACAAGGTTTAGATCGCGTCTAAAATACTGTCAAATGTTAAAGTTTGCATGGTGAATTAGTTTTGACCGTGATGATGGCTATGTCTTATCTCACTCGATCCTACTTTTAAGGATTCTCACTGAAGCTATTTAGAAGGCACTCTATAGGGAGTATAATATTTATAATCGAATAAAACAGATACAACCTCAATCGATCCCACTCTTAAAAAATATGACAACACAACGGATTGCAGTCCTTCTGCGAAATGGTCAACCTGACGAAAATGTAACAGTTCAAGGTTGGGTTCGCACCAAGCGGGAATTGAAAGAATTTACCTTTGTCGAAGTTAACGACGGCTCAGCAATGGCTAATTTACAAGTAGTAATCAATCTAAATTTACCAAACTATGAGCACATTGTCAAGCAATTAAATACAGGTGCATCCGTCGAAGTCACGGGAGTATTAGTTGCGTCCCCAGCCAAGGGACAAAGAATAGAATTGAAAGCCTCGGCGGTGACAGTTTACGGCGATGCAGATCCGCAAACTTATCCATTGCAGAAAAAACGTCATTCCTTTGAATTTTTGCGGACGATCGCGCACTTGCGATCGCGCACAAATACCTACAGTGCTGTATTTCGCGTCCGTAACGCCTGCGCTCATGCCGTCCACCAATTTTTTCAAGAACGCGGTTTTCTCTGGGTTCACACTCCAATTATCACCGCTAGCGACTGCGAAGGCGCAGGGGAAATGTTCAGCGTTACTAACTTTGATTTGAAAAATATTCCCCGCAACGATCGAGAACAAATTGATTTTACCAAAGACTTTTTTGGCAAACCAGCTTATCTCACAGTTAGCGGCCAATTAGAAGCCGAAGTTATGGCGATGGCCTTCGGGAATGTCTACACCTTTGGCCCGACTTTCCGAGCCGAAAATTCCAATACTTCCCGCCATTTAGCCGAGTTTT contains:
- the asnS gene encoding asparagine--tRNA ligase; protein product: MTTQRIAVLLRNGQPDENVTVQGWVRTKRELKEFTFVEVNDGSAMANLQVVINLNLPNYEHIVKQLNTGASVEVTGVLVASPAKGQRIELKASAVTVYGDADPQTYPLQKKRHSFEFLRTIAHLRSRTNTYSAVFRVRNACAHAVHQFFQERGFLWVHTPIITASDCEGAGEMFSVTNFDLKNIPRNDREQIDFTKDFFGKPAYLTVSGQLEAEVMAMAFGNVYTFGPTFRAENSNTSRHLAEFWMIEPEMAFCDLEGDMDLAEAFLKHIFKYVLETCQEDIEFFNERIDKTVLATAENIINNQFERITYTEAVRLLEQADKQFEFPVKWGLDLQSEHERYLAEELFKKPTIVTDYPVEIKAFYMRLSDDEKTVRAMDVLAPKIGEIIGGSQREERLDVLERRIEAQGMNKEDLWWYLDLRRYGTVPHAGFGLGFERVVQFMTGMGNIRDVIPFPRAPLTIDF